One stretch of Rhizoctonia solani chromosome 8, complete sequence DNA includes these proteins:
- a CDS encoding WSC domain protein — protein MRTFSSTVISAIALLGGASAFFRLPCGEPIIHTRIDPIISPGQKPANHVHTVHGAKNFASNSTYETLRASTCTSCKVKQDLSNYWFPKLYFRDPKTKQFEAVPNGGLLVYYLNRGDADVANGGPGLKAFPPGFKMISGNPRWRSKKFATQTGTQEELRQRATKWSCLRSGGNPSYTGYGFPTTDCENGFRAELHMPSCWDGKNVDSADHMSHTAYLSGLDNGKCPSTHPVAHIHLFYEVTWDVHSFAGRWTASDGWPFVYATGDATGYSWHGDFQNGWETTVLQKAIDTCNNPKDDTINGIIEACKAFTLQDLTNTCKAVPELSEVVTGKLTKLPGCNPIQAGPGDATIYSDSNCPA, from the exons ATGCGCACATTCTCTTCCACCGTCATCTCTGCTATTGCCCTTCTTGGAGGAGCCAGCGCCTTTTTCAGGCTTCCCTGTGGCGAGCCTATCATTCACA CACGTATCGATCCGATTATCTCTCCTGGCCAAAAGCCAGCCAATCACGTCCAT ACTGTTCATGGCGCCAAGA ACTTTGCTTCTAATTCAACTTATGAAACCCTTCGTGCTTCGACCTGTACCAGCTGCAAGGTCAAACAG GATTTATCCAACTATT GGTTCCCCAAGTTGTACTTCCGTGATCCAAAGACTAAGCAGTTCGAGGCTGTTCCCAATGGAG GCCTTCTCGTTTACTACCTGAACCGTGGAGATGCTGATGTTGCCAACGGCGGACCCGGTCTAAAAGCCTTCCCACCAGGCTTCAAGATGATTAGCGGGAACCCTCGTTGGCGTTCCAAGAA GTTTGCTACTCAAACCGGGACTCAGGAGGAGCTACGCCAGCGCGCCACAAAATGGTCGTGCTTGCGATCTGGTGGGAACCCAAGCTACACCGGGTACGGTTTCCCTACCACCGACTGTGAAAACGGTTTCAGAGCGGAGCTTCATATGCCTTCTTGCTGGGACGGCAAG AATGTGGATTCGGCGGACCATATGTCCCACACCGCATACTTGAGTGGTTTAGACAACGGGAAATGTCCAAGCACTCACCCGGTTGCGCATATTCATCTATTTTATGAA GTTACATGGGATGTACATTCGTTTGCTGGCCGCTGGACCGCATCGGATGGTTGGCCATTCGTCTACGCTACTGG CGATGCTACCGGGTACAGCTGGCATGGCGATTTTCAGAACGGATGGGAGACTACAGTGCTCCAAAAGGCTATTGATACATGCAATAACCCCAAAGATGACACCATTAACGGTATCATAGAGGCATGCAAAGCATTCACTCTCCAGGACTTGACAAACACATGCAAGGCTGTCCCAGAGTTGAGTGAAGTCGTTACTGGCAAGCTGACTAAGCTTCCCGG ATGCAACCCGATTCAAGCAGGGCCAGGGGATGCTACTATATACTCGGACTCGAACTGCCCTGCTTAG